In a single window of the Solea senegalensis isolate Sse05_10M linkage group LG1, IFAPA_SoseM_1, whole genome shotgun sequence genome:
- the naa50 gene encoding N-alpha-acetyltransferase 50 isoform X2, whose translation MKGRIELGDVTPHNIKQLKRLNQVIFPVSYNDKFYKDVLEVGELAKLAYFNDIAVGAVCCRVDHSQNQKRLYIMTLGCLAPYRRLGIGTKMLNHVLNICEKDGTFDNIYLHVQISNESAIDFYQKFGFEIIETKKNYYKRIEPADAHVLQKSLRSPCAPPTGELQKGE comes from the exons ATGAAAGG CCGGATCGAGCTGGGGGACGTTACGCCCCACAACATTAAGCAGCTAAAACGTCTGAACCAGGTCATCTTCCCTGTGAGCTACAATGACAAGTTTTACAAAGATGTACTGGAAGTTGGAGAACTTGCAAAGCTTG CATACTTCAACGATATTGCAGTGGGTGCTGTGTGCTGCAGAGTGGACCACTCTCAGAACCAGAAGAGACTGTACATCATGACACTCGGCTGTCTAGCACCCTACCGTAGACTTGGAATTG GTACAAAGATGCTGAATCATGTGCTAAACATCTGTGAGAAGGATGGCACTTTTGACAACATTTACCT TCATGTGCAGATCAGCAATGAGTCAGCCATTGACTTTTATCAGAAGTTTGGATTTGAGATCATCGAAACAAAAAAGAATTACTACAAGAGGATAGAGCCTGCAGATGCCCATGTGTTGCAGAAGAGCCTGCGCAGCCCGTGTGCACCCCCCACCGGAGAGCTCCAGAAGGGAGAGTAG
- the naa50 gene encoding N-alpha-acetyltransferase 50 isoform X1: MKGSRIELGDVTPHNIKQLKRLNQVIFPVSYNDKFYKDVLEVGELAKLAYFNDIAVGAVCCRVDHSQNQKRLYIMTLGCLAPYRRLGIGTKMLNHVLNICEKDGTFDNIYLHVQISNESAIDFYQKFGFEIIETKKNYYKRIEPADAHVLQKSLRSPCAPPTGELQKGE, encoded by the exons ATGAAAGG TAGCCGGATCGAGCTGGGGGACGTTACGCCCCACAACATTAAGCAGCTAAAACGTCTGAACCAGGTCATCTTCCCTGTGAGCTACAATGACAAGTTTTACAAAGATGTACTGGAAGTTGGAGAACTTGCAAAGCTTG CATACTTCAACGATATTGCAGTGGGTGCTGTGTGCTGCAGAGTGGACCACTCTCAGAACCAGAAGAGACTGTACATCATGACACTCGGCTGTCTAGCACCCTACCGTAGACTTGGAATTG GTACAAAGATGCTGAATCATGTGCTAAACATCTGTGAGAAGGATGGCACTTTTGACAACATTTACCT TCATGTGCAGATCAGCAATGAGTCAGCCATTGACTTTTATCAGAAGTTTGGATTTGAGATCATCGAAACAAAAAAGAATTACTACAAGAGGATAGAGCCTGCAGATGCCCATGTGTTGCAGAAGAGCCTGCGCAGCCCGTGTGCACCCCCCACCGGAGAGCTCCAGAAGGGAGAGTAG
- the LOC122775767 gene encoding basic helix-loop-helix domain-containing protein USF3, whose amino-acid sequence MPEMTDTQSSGRKSKRRKNKETHNAVERHRKEKINAGINRIGNLLPCSQPNQSKIMILDQAFRYITELKKQNDTMLLEGGDKVQAEEIRRLRRQLEELRKESTSYIELLKAHDINHLEDPTIHWKGKQRCAKVAKVMPTHQLPKGIIVYSNGNVMCPAGMETSPGKQPSETLILQPPSEVSGRLRVNGTLLQVNTSSTTPALLPGSTVTPAQSVPGLRVVEQCVVETPVAVPSVSYITLQIPTATTTLAQQPQTTTPVQTLTLAATSAPQLPIERPASPVSTCPTFIQTVTRTTASEVSSCVAQATTIKTVSYSAIPNGQALLRAGAAGSTQTTWTTLQMAGNTVQPVCQSLTTPELSNTTQAVQQVTLCPVGNKQHPIQIQLQPNVPIQQAPITAHIQAHPFQRPPQLQPAILNQAQPQPVLAPQPQCTVLPQSVIVPQSAVVAHPAVVTQAQPAILKPGSLLPSPATAIIPQPQPIPQPALVPLLQTMQVLQVKPNGTATSAVTAPQNTINPSVVILQQPSSCPAQSVVREEMANQTPCQHIVIIQASNQTAPGPQNSQVGILPAAMPSAIPPVSTHVSTTSSSTSASSLQSVGGKQLVHILPHPVQPQANQPLQVTQASSSLSMPPAPQTITVNGQVFALQPMKTSDKTSSKGSQSTLQLVQPTTTEEPTTNVALKSLGALRSLNQSISQGPPLTISSQNNSQPQAAQLSAVQQQQPTVSAPVPVTSLVLPAQQLQVPVTSGRVVTVSKPSKKRVRMASNIKRATAKRNKPVKGKELDQVQPAVVVSAKPTAAAGETQTVQIPVSQFVQPSTVKLTDSPTTCTTAVTTADGSEMTGNISSMQNSKKIIVSSSSSETVELGQSHSQSKSFVSTSHSEAVFSHTNTGAMATTVTTVNATSVTPSVSAAVVTESKSSVVSDKSTVTKVSVAEVKHPTTSTATSTTQSKSASATTAVSRQSRSVVSSAGATEAGYTSITVCTASLSPVCTTSITTTAPVSLNQATQPTTMCPPQGLNTQALISCCKPQSQPTTSSPVALSSPATQFSATQNSTTAHLTSSEFRKRISASRAPSQQSNTNMPNPSPCHPVEVKLQQAPKRDRETQEAKHSIVVEKEGLVADTSSRKDFALPQQVYTNLDDQTLEHPMTSSRQADSPTSTGAGGGRGFSVASMLPPGHNISASSGSFGTFTFTSEQAEMLALAMLEQDSPGRRSGGCTGDGTSLSNPSTSSWESSKTPPVSSNKERGSAGQQAKVAKPMDTVAIQVSVRRPVGEAGSVSGPNASRHQQNISYSQSQSLPQVQPQSSSQSGTVASLSVNNLIRPSSSQQQYPGSPSLVGQQGSVPSPVGTSAHISQPSNNTLSPCSGAAQPNEYTPLKSALMRAQAGVGVGERQVKIISKRQAQEAVMVNTGKRAKPCPPSAAPVSHMDVKVPDHSQMMVGQLLPTSSGVMTRLNPESGGPLFSTNSFMSPVVRPTDGHCPPQGPPEQNQPGVLHLPQGHPQHSASQPGQHLGGNLYMKQQQQEQQRHHLYHLQHHLTHPDPAQRHSLHQRALQQQQQQQQEQQQHVQKKRGLVRGNQTGSPAGLQQKPHHLDKSGIQQQQQQQQHSHQQQQTQHQQHTQQQQPSQQHPQQSHQQSQQHQQPSQHQQSHPQQHQQQTLQPQTQHQQHQQQQQQLQQQQQQQQSSHARHQQHLQQQIQQQQHFRHQEKSCEAQTAGSRAHHSNHLAQQEHLKTGQDHGAMQRMMGSRTLEQQLISPPSNPVSRSSDLACAPSRQERHRVSNYSAEALIGKSSSSGEQQQRMGLHLQPGHGATQEQQELCGYLDTSRGKANIAHNPQTRLPSDHPGSADVQRVSECPPFKPMGGGAHQLSGFEVQVSRGSDMAPKSVPSSQRGPQGQQQGGFRMNVGPPADGRNRGGYSGAHPGSQGLQVGPPLPREQEGCHQGFMQSLLSPHLPEQSNHQRAVQCCPSVSMEYSCVPGSSSIDLQAKTSSPSVPPTQKAPAMRLGEGNKGHISQVSSNMHGGPVMRAGLPHPPTPHSSSEPGRSSAPSRPPTAVSQHSRHIGRDTQPTKLRPGDRPRSGALRPSNPFESEGHLPLPSGGGVLLSRPQSGGEARRSTIVRFMAEGAQVPSENNLVSEQHITQNFGFPFIPEGGMNPPPPINANSTFIPPVSQSNTSRTPSLLPVEPQNTLPSFYPSYSPAAHPSLPSDVTLQYFPNQMFTSPSADKGSAPPPLNNRFGSILSPPRPVGFGQASFSLLPDMPPMPIANTSGITPHISNFSLTSLFPEIATGMPTDGSAMPMSPLLSLSNTSSADSSKQPIRPAHNISHILGHDGSSAV is encoded by the exons ATGCCAGAGATGACCGACACTCAATCGTCTGGTCGTAAAAGCAA gaggaggaaaaacaaagaaactcacAATGCAG TTGAGAGACACAGGAAGGAGAAGATTAATGCTGGAATTAACCGCATTGGTAATCTTCTGCCATGCTCCCAGCCAAATCAG AGTAAGATCATGATCTTGGACCAGGCATTTCGCTACATAACTGAGCTGAAGAAGCAAAATGACACAATGCTTCTCGAGGGAGGAGATAAAGTCCAAG CGGAGGAAATACGTAGACTGCGACGGCAGTTGGAGGAACTTAGAAAGGAGAGCACTAGCTACATTGAGCTCCTCAAAGCACATGACATTAACCATCTCGAGGACCCCACTATCCACTGGAAGGGAAAACAGCGCTGCGCTAAGGTGGCAAAGGTAATGCCTACCCACCAGCTCCCAAAGGGGATTATTGTCTATTCGAATGGCAATGTAATGTGCCCAGCAGGGATGGAGACTAGCCCAGGAAAACAGCCTTCGGAAACCTTAATTCTTCAGCCACCATCAGAGGTTAGTGGCAGGTTAAGGGTTAATGGAACCCTGCTGCAAGTCAATACTTCTTCTACCACCCCTGCCCTTCTACCCGGATCGACTGTCACACCCGCCCAGTCAGTGCCAGGTTTGAGAGTCGTGGAGCAGTGTGTGGTTGAGACACCAGTTGCAGTCCCCTCTGTTTCTTACATCACACTTCAGATACCTACTGCCACCACAACCCTGGCACAGCAACCCCAAACTACTACCCCAGTCCAGACCCTCACATTAGCAGCCACCTCAGCACCACAGCTCCCCATTGAAAGACCTGCTTCACCCGTGTCCACCTGCCCCACATTCATCCAAACAGTAACCAGAACAACAGCCTCAGAGGTTTCCTCTTGTGTTGCCCAGGCCACTACCATCAAGACTGTAAGTTACAGTGCTATTCCCAACGGCCAAGCTCTTCTTAGGGCAGGGGCGGCGGGGAGCACGCAGACTACATGGACAACACTGCAGATGGCAGGGAACACAGTGCAGCCAGTCTGCCAGAGTCTTACCACACCAGAGCTCAGTAACACCACCCAGGCTGTTCAGCAGGTGACTTTGTGTCCAGTGGGCAACAAACAACACCCAATTCAAATACAGCTGCAACCAAATGTCCCTATCCAGCAAGCACCTATCACAGCCCACATTCAAGCACACCCCTTTCAGAGACCACCCCAGCTACAGCCAGCAATCCTGAACCAGGCACAGCCTCAACCTGTCTTAGCCCCCCAGCCTCAATGTACTGTCCTCCCCCAGTCAGTCATAGTACCACAGTCTGCTGTGGTGGCCCATCCTGCTGTTGTGACACAGGCCCAGCCTGCCATACTTAAACCAGGGTCATTGCTTCCCAGTCCTGCAACAGCCATCATCCCTCAGCCTCAGCCCATCCCTCAGCCAGCCCTGGTACCCCTTCTCCAGACCATGCAGGTGCTGCAGGTCAAGCCAAATGGAACAGCCACCTCAGCTGTAACAGCACCACAGAACACTATCAACCCAAGTGTGGTCATCCTGCAGCAGCCAAGTTCTTGCCCAGCCCAGTCAGTTGTAAGGGAGGAAATGGCAAATCAGACACCCTGTCAGCATATTGTAATCATACAGGCATCCAACCAGACTGCACCTGGTCCTCAGAATTCTCAGGTTGGCATTTTGCCTGCTGCCATGCCCTCCGCAATACCTCCTGTGTCTACTCATGTATCCACAACAAGCAGTTCAACATCTGCTTCATCTTTACAGAGTGTTGGCGGGAAGCAGCTGGTGCACATCCTGCCACACCCTGTTCAACCTCAAGCAAACCAACCCCTACAGGTCACCCAGGCATCATCTTCTCTGTCAATGCCTCCAGCACCACAAACTATCACTGTGAATGGCCAAGTGTTTGCTTTGCAGCCCATGAAGACCTCTGACAAAACAAGCTCAAAGGGAAGCCAGAGTACACTCCAGCTGGTACAGCCCACCACCACGGAGGAACCAACTACTAATGTGGCCCTTAAAAGTTTAGGGGCCCTCAGAAGTCTTAACCAGAGCATCTCTCAGGGCCCCCCACTTACCATTTCTAGCCAGAACAATAGTCAGCCTCAAGCTGCTCAGCTGTCAGcagtccagcagcagcaacctACTGTTTCGGCACCTGTCCCTGTAACATCATTGGTTCTACCTGCCCAGCAGCTACAGGTCCCAGTCACATCAGGGCGGGTGGTTACTGTCTCTAAACCTTCAAAAAAGAGGGTTCGCATGGCTTCAAATATAAAGAGAGCTACAGCTAAAAGGAATAAACCTGTCAAGGGAAAGGAGCTTGATCAGGTGCAGCCTGCTGTTGTCGTTTCAGCCAAGCCTACGGCCGCTGCAGGGGAGACGCAGACAGTTCAAATTCCAGTATCTCAATTTGTACAACCTTCTACTGTAAAACTCACAGACAGTCCCACCACTTGCACCACAGCTGTCACTACTGCAGATGGCAgtgaaatgacaggaaatatCTCTTCTATGCAAAACTCTAAGAAAATCATTGTCTCGAGTTCGTCTAGTGAGACAGTTGAATTAGGTCAGTCCCATTCACAAAGTAAAAGTTTTGTCAGCACATCTCACAGTGAAGCTGTATTCAGTCATACTAACACTGGTGCTATGGCAACTACAGTAACAACTGTAAATGCCACATCAGTGACGCCATCAGTTAGTGCAGCTGTGGTCACAGAGAGTAAATCATCTGTAGTTTCTGACAAGTCAACTGTAACCAAAGTCTCAGTTGCAGAGGTTAAACATCCAACCACCAGTACAGCAACTAGCACAACACAAAGCAAGTCAGCTTCTGCCACTACTGCTGTGTCAAGACAGAGCAGATCTGTGGTCAGCTCTGCAGGTGCCACTGAGGCAGGGTACACCTCCATCACAGTTTGCACTGCAAGTTTATCTCCAGTTTGCACCACAAGTATTACAACAACTGCACCCGTATCTTTAAATCAGGCCACCCAACCAACCACAATGTGTCCTCCCCAGGGATTGAATACCCAAGCTCTCATATCCTGTTGTAAACCTCAGTCTCAGCCCACCACTTCATCCCCTGTGGCACTGTCGTCACCTGCAACACAATTTTCTGCAACCCAAAACTCCACTACAGCTCACTTAACAAGTTCAGAGTTTAGGAAAAGGATCAGTGCCAGCAGAGCGCCATCGcaacagagcaacacaaacatgccCAATCCCTCCCCCTGCCATCCTGTTGAGGTTAAACTGCAACAGGCCCccaaaagagacagagaaactcAGGAAGCGAAACACTCCATAGTGGTGGAGAAAGAAGGCTTGGTGGCAGACACATCTTCAAGAAAGGACTTTGCCCTCCCACAACAGGTATATACTAACCTTGACGATCAAACTTTGGAGCACCCCATGACATCTAGCAGACAGGCAGATTCTCCCACATCAACAGGGgctggaggaggcagaggcTTCTCTGTGGCATCCATGCTTCCTCCGGGCCACAATATTAGTGCATCGTCTGGCTCTTTTggaacatttacattcacatctGAACAGGCAGAGATGCTGGCTTTGGCCATGCTAGAACAGGACAGCCCTGGGAGGAGGAGCGGAGGGTGCACTGGAGATGGCACTTCTTTATCAAACCCTTCAACATCCTCATGGGAGTCGTCTAAAACTCCACCAGTGTCTAGCAACAAAGAAAGAGGCTCAGCTGGCCAGCAGGCTAAAGTTGCTAAGCCCATGGATACAGTTGCAATCCAGGTGTCTGTCAGAAGACCAGTTGGGGAGGCGGGGTCTGTCAGTGGTCCTAATGCAAGCAGACATCAACAAAACATCTCATACTCCCAGTCTCAGTCCCTCCCTCAGGTCCAGCCTCAGAGCTCATCTCAGAGTGGCACAGTAGCAAGTCTCAGTGTCAACAACCTGATAAGACCCAGCTCCAGTCAGCAGCAGTACCCGGGCTCTCCCAGTCTGGTTGGCCAACAGGGTTCGGTTCCATCACCTGTGGGAACCTCAGCCCACATATCTCAACCTTCAAACAACACCCTGTCACCCTGCTCAGGTGCTGCTCAGCCCAATGAATACACACCACTGAAGTCTGCATTAATGAGGGCTCAGGCAGGAGTTGGTGTAGGTGAACGACAAGTGAAGATTATCTCCAAAAGGCAGGCCCAGGAGGCAGTGATGGTTAACACTGGAAAACGAGCCAAGCCTTGTCCTCCATCAGCTGCCCCAGTTAGCCACATGGATGTGAAAGTTCCCGATCACAGCCAGATGATGGTTGGACAGCTGCTGCCCACCTCCTCTGGTGTCATGACAAGGCTTAATCCAGAAAGTGGAGGACCCCTCTTCTCCACAAACTCTTTCATGAGCCCAGTAGTGCGGCCCACAGATGGCCACTGTCCTCCTCAAGGACCTCCTGAGCAGAATCAGCCAGGCGTGCTTCATCTGCCTCAGGGTCATCCACAGCATTCTGCCTCCCAGCCTGGCCAACATCTGGGTGGGAACCTCTacatgaaacagcagcagcaagagcagcagagacaccaTCTGTATCATTTGCAACACCACCTGACACACCCTGACCCTGCACAACGCCACTCACTACACCAGAGGgcgcttcagcagcagcagcagcagcagcaagagcagcagcagcatgtccaGAAGAAGCGGGGACTTGTCAGGGGCAATCAAACTGGTTCACCTGCAGGCCTCCAACAGAAGCCACATCATCTAGATAAATCTGgaattcagcagcagcagcagcaacagcagcactcccatcaacagcaacaaacgcaacatcagcagcacacgcagcagcagcagccgtcaCAGCAGCATCCACAGCAGTCACACCAACAATCACAGCAGCATCAACAGCCATCACAACACCAACAGTCTCATCCCCAACAGCACCAACAGCAGACACTTCAACCACAGACGCAGCATCAAcagcaccaacagcagcagcagcagttacagcagcagcagcagcagcagcagagctccCATGCCAGACACCAGCAGCATCTTCAGCAGCAGATCCAGCAGCAACAGCACTTTAGACACCAGGAGAAGAGCTGTGAAGCCCAGACAGCAGGATCCAGGGCCCACCACAGCAATCACCTGGCTCAGCAGGAGCACCTCAAG ACTGGTCAGGACCACGGTGCGATGCAGAGGATGATGGGCTCGAGGACACTGGAGCAACAGCTCATCTCTCCTCCCAGCAATCCCGTGTCCCGTTCGTCCGACCTGGCGTGCGCACCGTCGCGCCAGGAGCGCCATCGCGTTTCCAATTACTCTGCGGAGGCGCTCATCGGGAAAAGCTCCAGCAGTGgtgaacagcagcagcgcaTGGGTCTTCACCTTCAGCCCGGCCACGGTGCCAcccaggagcagcaggagctcTGTGGTTACCTGGACACATCGCGAGGGAAGGCTAATATCGCTCACAACCCACAGACCCGCCTGCCTTCAGATCACCCGGGGTCAGCTGATGTTCAGCGGGTCTCAGAGTGTCCACCCTTCAAGCCTATGGGCGGAGGAGCTCATCAGCTCAGTGGTTTTGAGGTCCAGGTATCACGTGGGAGTGACATGGCACCAAAGTCAGTGCCTTCATCTCAGAGAGGCCCTCAGGGGCAGCAGCAGGGGGGGTTCAGGATGAACGTGGGTCCTCCAGCAGACGGCAGAAATCGTGGTGGCTACAGTGGAGCCCATCCTGGTTCACAAGGACTACAGGTGGGCCCGCCATTGCCCCGGGAACAAGAAGGTTGTCACCAAGGTTTCATGCAAAGCCTTCTTTCTCCCCACCTTCCTGAGCAGAGCAACCACCAGCGAGCGGTGCAGTGCTGTCCATCGGTCAGCATGGAGTACAGCTGCGTGCCTGGAAGCTCTTCAATTGACCTACAGGCCAAAACCTCCAgccccagtgttccacccacgCAGAAGGCTCCGGCTATGCGGCTCGGGGAGGGCAACAAGGGCCATATTTCTCAGGTTAGCAGTAACATGCATGGAGGCCCAGTCATGCGAGCAGGTCTCCCCCACCCTCCAACCCCGCACAGCAGCTCTGAGCCAGGCCGCTCCTCTGCCCCCTCCAGACCACCGACTGCTGTCAGCCAGCACTCTCGCCACATCGGCCGGGACACTCAGCCCACCAAGCTGAGGCCTGGAGACCGGCCGCGGTCTGGTGCTCTGAGACCAAGCAACCCTTTCGAGTCTGAGGGCCACTTGCCTCTGCCCTCTGGAGGAGGGGTGCTGCTGAGCCGCCCGCAGTCTGGGGGCGAGGCACGACGCAGCACCATTGTTCGCTTTATGGCAGAAGGTGCTCAGGTACCGAGTGAAAACAACCTGGTTTCTGAACAACACATAACACAGAACTTTGGGTTTCCTTTTATCCCCGAAGGAGGAATGAATCCTCCGCCTCCCATCAATGCTAACTCCACATTCATCCCTCCTGTGAGCCAGTCCAACACCTCCCGTACACCCTCCCTTCTGCCCGTGGAACCCCAGAACACTTTACCCTCCTTCTACCCCTCCTATTCTCCAGCGGCCCACCCCAGCCTTCCCAGCGACGTCACCCTTCAATACTTTCCCAACCAAATGTTTACCAGCCCAAGTGCCGACAAAGGCagcgctcctcctcctctcaacaACCGCTTTGGCTCCATCCTTTCCCCGCCGCGCCCTGTGGGTTTTGGTCAGGCTAGCTTCTCCCTGCTCCCAGATATGCCCCCGATGCCTATTGCCAACACATCGGGAATCACCCCTCACATATCCAACTTCAGCCTCACGTCCCTGTTCCCCGAAATCGCCACCGGCATGCCCACTGACGGCTCAGCGATGCCCATGTCTCCCCTGCTGTCGCTCTCCAACACCTCGTCTGCCGACTCGAGCAAGCAGCCCATTCGTCCTGCCCACAACATCAGCCACATTCTGGGCCACGACGGCAGCTCGGCTGTGTGA
- the LOC122778003 gene encoding brother of CDO-like, producing MELPSGMVPRPGDIPYLIVGIVLGAFVFIIVAFIPFCLWRAWAKQKQTADLCFPAVASSVSPCQYTMVPLQGLALVGHCPLDAHMTAPHGVYPVNGEYTANGKPHHQTHRLPGLQQNEVDCDMECDTLLPQTLSNGHLPVYHYSTSGSDHHEQTCFPPDVSTLQLLDSHQHFSSQEELGGDDDSVCGDEDKSDDDVTQKPTSFPLLSLEDEGIFTTSSSSATTPESHDTAIQEVNILPNEATPEDEGRGTATDV from the exons ATGGAGCTTCCCAGTGGAATGGTGCCTCGGCCCGGCGACATCCCCTACCTCATAGTTGGTATCGTCCTGGGAgcgtttgttttcatcattgtCGCCTTCATCCCCTTCTGCCTGTGGAGGGCCTGGGCCAAACAGA AGCAAACTGCCGACTTGTGTTTCCCCGCTGTGGCCTCCTCAGTGTCCCCCTGCCAGTACACCATGGTCCCCCTGCAGGGACTGGCCCTGGTCGGTCACTGCCCCCTGGACGCCCACATGACCGCTCCACACGGCGTCTACCCCGTCAATGGAGAATACACTGCCAACGGCAAACCTCACCACCAGACACACCGTCTGCCGGGCCTGcagcag AATGAGGTGGACTGTGACATGGAGTGTGACACTCTGTTACCGCAGACTTTGTCAAATGGACATCTGCCCGTCTACCACTACTCCACCAG TGGATCAGATCACCACGAACAGACGTGCTTTCCTCCCGATGTCTCCACTCTCCAGCTCCTCGACTCTCACCAGCACTTCAGCTCACAGGAGGAGCTGGGTGGCGACGACGACAGCGTCTGTGGGGACGAAGATAAATCGGACGACGACGTCACTCAAA AGCCAACATCTTTCCCTCTGTTATCTCTCGAGGACGAAGGGATCTTCACCACGTCCTCCTCGAGCGCCACGACGCCGGAGTCGCACGACACGGCGATACAGGAAGTGAACATCCTCCCAAACGAAGCGACGCCAGAGGACGAAGGGAGAGGCACCGCAACAGATGTATAA